In a genomic window of Shouchella clausii:
- a CDS encoding carboxypeptidase M32 → MENDIQKKFLEYVKKINHYKQAMALMAWDSRTGAPKAGVPQRAEVLGTLSAEVFAMSVSDQMKDMLAALDKATDLSDIVKKTKEHCQKTYDRNTKIPADEFKAYVMLQSTAESVWEEAKEKNDFAMFQPYLEKLVSYNKKFIEYRGYEGHPYNTLLDDYEPGVFTDTLDRVFAELKTALIPLVKKVSDAKKQPNTAPLYAYFPKAAQEKLSHAVLTHIGYDFDKGRLNETVHPFAIGINPNDVRVTTKYNEHDFRVALLGTIHEGGHALYEQNIDHELIETPLSGGTSMGIHESQSLFFEKFVGQSLPFWKNVYPLLKQHAGSQFDDVELEDFYFALNESRPSLIRIEADELTYCLHIILRYELEKGLFEGTIEVKDLPRLWNEKMEEYLGIRPENDGEGVLQDVHWSSGSFGYFPSYALGYIYAAQMKQAMLNDLPNFDQLLEQEQIVVIREWLTKHVHRFGKLKKPQEIIADITGKSIDAKPLLSYLTEKYSNLYELS, encoded by the coding sequence ATGGAAAATGATATCCAAAAGAAGTTTCTTGAATATGTGAAAAAAATCAACCATTATAAGCAAGCGATGGCGCTTATGGCTTGGGATAGTCGTACGGGCGCGCCAAAAGCAGGCGTGCCTCAGCGTGCCGAAGTGCTTGGTACTTTATCAGCTGAAGTGTTTGCTATGTCTGTGTCCGATCAGATGAAAGACATGCTCGCTGCATTGGACAAAGCAACGGATTTGTCAGATATAGTGAAAAAAACAAAGGAACATTGCCAGAAAACATATGACCGCAACACCAAAATTCCTGCTGACGAGTTTAAAGCGTATGTCATGCTGCAATCCACAGCCGAGTCGGTGTGGGAGGAGGCGAAGGAAAAGAACGACTTTGCGATGTTCCAGCCCTACTTGGAAAAACTAGTCTCTTACAACAAAAAGTTTATTGAGTACCGCGGTTATGAAGGGCATCCTTACAACACGCTCCTCGATGATTATGAGCCAGGCGTTTTCACCGATACACTCGACCGAGTTTTTGCAGAGCTAAAAACAGCGTTGATTCCACTTGTGAAAAAGGTGTCTGACGCAAAGAAACAGCCAAATACGGCGCCTCTCTATGCCTATTTCCCGAAGGCAGCCCAAGAAAAACTAAGCCATGCTGTACTAACACATATTGGTTATGATTTTGACAAAGGACGCTTAAATGAAACGGTCCATCCATTTGCGATTGGCATTAACCCAAATGATGTGCGCGTCACAACCAAATACAACGAACATGATTTCCGCGTTGCCCTGCTTGGGACAATCCATGAAGGCGGCCACGCCCTCTATGAGCAAAACATCGATCATGAGTTAATCGAAACGCCTCTATCTGGTGGCACTTCTATGGGTATACATGAGTCGCAATCATTGTTCTTTGAAAAATTTGTCGGCCAATCGCTTCCTTTCTGGAAAAACGTGTATCCTCTTTTAAAACAACATGCTGGCAGCCAATTTGACGATGTCGAGCTTGAGGACTTTTACTTTGCTTTAAACGAATCTAGACCATCTCTCATTCGTATTGAAGCAGATGAACTTACCTATTGCCTGCACATTATTTTGCGCTATGAATTAGAAAAAGGCTTATTTGAAGGGACGATTGAAGTCAAAGATTTGCCACGTCTATGGAATGAGAAAATGGAAGAATATTTAGGCATCCGGCCTGAAAACGATGGAGAAGGCGTTCTCCAAGACGTCCACTGGTCATCAGGTTCCTTTGGCTATTTCCCATCGTATGCACTTGGCTACATTTACGCGGCACAAATGAAACAAGCGATGTTAAACGATTTGCCAAATTTCGATCAATTGCTTGAACAAGAACAGATCGTTGTTATTCGCGAATGGCTGACAAAGCACGTACATCGTTTTGGCAAATTAAAAAAACCGCAAGAAATCATTGCTGACATTACTGGGAAATCGATTGACGCTAAGCCTTTGCTTTCCTATTTAACTGAGAAATACAGCAACCTATACGAACTTTCCTAA
- a CDS encoding MarC family protein yields the protein MVSFFIHAFVSIFVILYPIGNLSVRLGLAHIKWDTRRIHKAAKAILVVLGALTTLLLLEQLLLLLYNISIEAFTIGCGLCLLVIGCKLLQGKTSSRSKQKTIFATVASQGAAGATMCLTENQNHRWFYVPITFLAFVSVLVLSLVPLLVANWLRGRTGQKGLSLVKRATGVALTVIAIEMVVMGFADILPSFEQEAA from the coding sequence ATGGTGTCGTTTTTCATCCACGCGTTCGTTTCCATTTTTGTGATCCTTTACCCCATAGGCAATCTCTCTGTGCGGCTAGGGCTCGCTCATATAAAATGGGATACTCGGCGAATACATAAAGCAGCAAAAGCCATCCTTGTTGTTTTAGGAGCCTTGACAACGTTGTTACTGCTGGAACAATTGTTGTTATTGCTCTATAACATTTCCATTGAAGCATTTACGATTGGCTGTGGGCTATGTTTATTAGTGATTGGCTGTAAATTGCTGCAAGGGAAAACGAGTTCTCGCAGCAAGCAAAAAACCATTTTCGCTACAGTTGCTAGCCAGGGCGCTGCCGGAGCAACCATGTGCTTAACGGAGAACCAGAATCACCGCTGGTTTTATGTGCCGATTACTTTTTTGGCATTCGTGAGTGTGCTCGTTTTATCGCTTGTGCCCCTCTTGGTTGCCAATTGGCTTCGTGGGCGCACGGGCCAAAAGGGATTATCATTGGTGAAACGAGCAACTGGTGTTGCCTTAACGGTGATTGCGATTGAAATGGTCGTCATGGGCTTTGCTGATATCCTTCCATCTTTTGAACAAGAAGCAGCATAA